Proteins from a single region of Pseudomonas sp. 10S4:
- a CDS encoding energy transducer TonB, translating into MSDIQRTSVGYISRHGDYGLRNSQALSGVSHLWQDFFAQALSEQSSDVVPACGTFPPVDLESPVEPTVGSELLAHIVSQRECDVKETEVKPPEPLFLPIAEFEMDLVDKPFPPFPPEEIDAQQQQQNFESGWVRPIVLTAGQPVPEAGPAPQPRPLHLPIAEFELHLLDKPFPPFSPAELVEQQKQLDFDNGWARPIVLQNLRIAA; encoded by the coding sequence ATGTCAGACATTCAACGCACATCCGTAGGCTACATATCGCGTCATGGCGATTATGGCCTGCGAAACTCCCAGGCACTGAGCGGCGTCAGTCACCTGTGGCAAGATTTTTTTGCCCAGGCCCTGTCCGAACAGTCGAGCGATGTTGTGCCTGCGTGCGGTACCTTTCCACCGGTTGATCTGGAAAGCCCGGTCGAGCCGACCGTCGGCAGCGAGCTGTTGGCGCACATCGTTTCCCAACGTGAATGCGATGTGAAAGAAACCGAAGTCAAACCGCCAGAGCCGCTGTTCCTGCCGATTGCCGAGTTCGAAATGGACCTGGTCGACAAACCTTTCCCACCGTTCCCGCCGGAAGAAATCGACGCCCAACAGCAACAGCAGAACTTCGAAAGCGGCTGGGTGCGCCCGATCGTGCTCACCGCCGGCCAGCCTGTGCCCGAAGCCGGCCCGGCACCGCAGCCGCGTCCGCTGCACCTGCCAATCGCCGAGTTCGAACTGCACCTGCTGGACAAGCCGTTCCCGCCGTTCTCGCCCGCAGAGCTGGTGGAGCAACAGAAACAACTCGATTTCGATAACGGCTGGGCTCGCCCGATCGTTCTGCAGAACCTGCGCATCGCCGCTTAA
- the adk gene encoding adenylate kinase, protein MRVILLGAPGAGKGTQAKFITEKFGIPQISTGDMLRAAVKAGTELGLIAKSVMDSGGLVSDDLIINLVKERISQADCANGFLFDGFPRTIPQAEALVKAGVELDHVVEIDVKDEDIVQRIAGRRVHEASGRVYHIVYNPPKIAGKDDITGDELVQRKDDTEETVRHRLSVYHAQTEPLVKFYQELSTAQGKPKYSHIEGVGSVEAITGKVLEALN, encoded by the coding sequence ATGCGCGTCATTCTGCTGGGAGCTCCCGGGGCCGGTAAAGGTACTCAGGCTAAGTTCATCACCGAAAAATTCGGCATTCCGCAAATCTCCACTGGCGACATGCTGCGTGCAGCGGTCAAGGCCGGCACTGAGCTGGGCCTGATCGCCAAGAGCGTCATGGACAGCGGTGGTCTGGTCTCCGATGACCTGATCATTAACCTGGTCAAGGAACGCATCAGCCAGGCCGATTGCGCCAACGGTTTCCTGTTCGACGGTTTCCCGCGCACCATTCCCCAGGCTGAAGCCCTGGTGAAGGCCGGCGTCGAACTGGACCACGTGGTCGAAATCGACGTCAAAGACGAAGACATCGTCCAGCGTATCGCCGGGCGTCGTGTTCACGAGGCTTCCGGCCGCGTGTACCACATCGTCTACAACCCGCCGAAAATTGCCGGTAAAGACGACATCACCGGTGACGAACTGGTGCAGCGCAAAGACGATACCGAAGAAACCGTGCGTCATCGTCTCTCGGTCTACCACGCTCAGACCGAGCCGCTGGTGAAGTTTTACCAGGAGCTGTCCACCGCTCAGGGCAAACCGAAGTACAGCCACATCGAAGGTGTTGGCTCGGTTGAAGCGATCACCGGCAAAGTGCTTGAAGCGCTGAACTGA
- a CDS encoding efflux RND transporter periplasmic adaptor subunit, translating into MFRYALPLALPVSLAFLLSACGHDEAPQVSVRPAMVVQPEPSAQAMESYPGEVRARYEPDLAFRIGGKVSRRLVEEGQRVKADQPLAELDPQDVRLQLEATRAQVTAAEANLSLVRAERDRYKTLMDRQMVSRSAYDNSENLYRSGEARLKQIKAEFNVSTNQASYAVLRAPQDGVVAKRAVEVGQVVAAGQTVFTLATDGEREVLISLPEQSFGRFKVDQPVTVELWTQPDQRFTGRIRELSPAADPKSRTFAARISFTSGKVPAELGQSARVFIQTAQVVPLSVPLSAVTAENGATYVWIVGANNTLKKAPVRIGAFGEKTVPVLEGLNASDWVVAAGVHVLHDGQQVRPVDRSNRVVNLAAKE; encoded by the coding sequence ATGTTCCGCTATGCCTTGCCCCTCGCATTGCCAGTCAGCCTGGCTTTTTTATTGTCGGCGTGCGGTCACGACGAGGCGCCGCAAGTCAGCGTGCGCCCGGCCATGGTGGTTCAGCCAGAGCCTTCGGCCCAGGCGATGGAAAGCTATCCCGGTGAAGTTCGCGCCCGTTACGAGCCGGATCTGGCGTTCCGCATTGGTGGCAAAGTCAGCCGACGACTGGTCGAGGAAGGCCAGCGGGTCAAGGCCGATCAGCCGTTGGCCGAGCTCGATCCCCAGGACGTACGTCTGCAACTGGAAGCCACTCGCGCCCAGGTGACCGCCGCCGAGGCCAACCTGAGCCTGGTCCGCGCCGAACGCGATCGCTACAAGACGCTGATGGACCGTCAGATGGTGAGCCGCTCTGCGTACGACAATTCTGAAAACCTCTACCGATCCGGCGAAGCACGCCTCAAGCAGATCAAAGCCGAGTTCAACGTCTCGACCAATCAGGCCAGCTACGCCGTGCTCCGCGCGCCTCAGGACGGTGTGGTCGCCAAACGCGCGGTCGAAGTCGGCCAAGTGGTGGCCGCCGGGCAAACCGTGTTCACGCTCGCCACCGATGGCGAGCGTGAAGTGTTGATCAGCTTGCCGGAGCAAAGCTTTGGGCGCTTCAAGGTTGATCAGCCGGTGACGGTGGAGCTCTGGACCCAACCCGATCAACGTTTTACCGGGCGCATTCGTGAACTGTCGCCGGCGGCCGATCCCAAATCGCGGACCTTCGCCGCGCGTATTTCCTTCACCTCCGGCAAAGTCCCCGCCGAACTTGGCCAGAGTGCCCGAGTGTTTATCCAGACCGCCCAGGTCGTGCCGCTGTCTGTGCCGCTGTCAGCCGTCACCGCCGAAAACGGAGCGACCTACGTGTGGATCGTTGGCGCCAACAACACCTTGAAAAAAGCCCCGGTGCGGATCGGTGCCTTCGGTGAGAAAACCGTACCGGTACTCGAAGGCCTGAACGCCAGTGACTGGGTGGTGGCCGCCGGCGTTCATGTGCTTCACGACGGGCAGCAAGTGCGCCCGGTGGATCGCTCCAACCGCGTGGTTAATCTGGCGGCCAAGGAGTAA
- a CDS encoding DUF72 domain-containing protein, whose product MLLPYYLGCPSWSENAWRDYLYPQDAKPAEFLNLYSQVFNAVEGNTTFYASPSAATVQRWAEIMPEHFRFTAKFPGDISHSGDLREQLTAAETFLQLLSPLGERVSPVWLQLSKSFTPQRLSELAGFIDAVDRPLAVEVRHDAFFAKGDAERMLNRLLLDRGVERICLDPRALFSCISTDPSVLHAQSKKPKVPVRPAAFTQFPQVRFIGHPQLEANDPFLVPWVEKIAVWIEEGRTPYIFLHTADNLLAAKLAQRFHAKLMTRLPGLLPLPELYREPAAEQLGLL is encoded by the coding sequence ATGCTGCTGCCTTACTACCTCGGCTGCCCGTCCTGGAGTGAAAACGCCTGGCGCGATTACCTCTATCCGCAAGACGCCAAACCCGCCGAATTCCTGAATCTCTATTCCCAAGTGTTCAACGCCGTCGAAGGCAACACGACCTTCTACGCGAGCCCGTCTGCCGCCACCGTGCAGCGCTGGGCCGAGATCATGCCCGAACACTTTCGCTTCACCGCCAAATTCCCCGGCGACATCAGCCACAGCGGTGACCTGCGTGAACAACTGACCGCTGCCGAAACCTTCCTTCAACTGCTCAGCCCACTGGGCGAGCGGGTTTCCCCGGTCTGGCTGCAATTATCCAAAAGCTTCACCCCGCAACGACTCTCCGAGCTGGCCGGTTTTATCGACGCCGTCGACCGACCGCTGGCGGTCGAAGTGCGGCATGACGCATTCTTTGCCAAGGGCGATGCCGAACGCATGCTCAATCGCCTGCTGCTGGACCGCGGTGTCGAGCGTATCTGCCTCGATCCACGCGCGCTGTTCAGTTGTATTTCTACCGACCCTTCGGTGCTCCACGCCCAATCGAAAAAGCCCAAAGTGCCAGTGCGCCCGGCGGCATTCACGCAATTTCCGCAGGTGCGTTTTATCGGCCATCCGCAGCTTGAGGCCAACGATCCATTCCTGGTGCCGTGGGTCGAGAAAATTGCCGTGTGGATCGAAGAGGGTCGTACGCCCTATATCTTCCTGCACACCGCCGACAACCTGCTGGCGGCGAAACTGGCGCAACGTTTTCACGCCAAGCTGATGACGCGTTTGCCTGGCTTGCTGCCGCTGCCTGAGCTATACAGAGAACCCGCCGCGGAGCAACTTGGTCTGCTCTGA
- a CDS encoding extensin family protein — translation MRLAKGLLLVLLLIGAAGLSVWRGWIPVPAQWNPWAPLDVNAAPNLLTRFKLMRLRDDPQLCDQVLSSSGLRVTRQADSPGGDCPLTNTLRVQGGEVALSSSFLASCPLAVAFALFERHALQPASQAVYGQAVTRVDHLGSFACRNMYNREHGARSQHASANALDIAGFRLADGRTISVLKDWPKDNQDARFLRQVRDGACDMFSVVLSPDYNAAHRNHFHLDVGPWWVCR, via the coding sequence ATGCGGTTAGCAAAGGGATTGCTGCTGGTGTTGTTGCTCATCGGTGCGGCGGGGCTGAGTGTCTGGCGCGGCTGGATTCCTGTGCCGGCGCAGTGGAATCCTTGGGCGCCGCTGGACGTGAACGCGGCGCCGAACCTGCTGACCCGTTTCAAACTGATGCGCCTGCGCGATGATCCGCAATTGTGCGATCAGGTCCTCAGCAGTTCAGGTCTGCGCGTCACCCGTCAGGCCGACAGCCCGGGCGGGGACTGCCCGTTGACCAACACTCTGCGCGTTCAGGGCGGCGAGGTGGCCCTGAGCAGCAGTTTCCTCGCCAGTTGCCCGTTGGCGGTAGCGTTTGCCCTGTTCGAGCGCCACGCCTTGCAGCCAGCATCTCAGGCGGTTTACGGCCAGGCTGTGACGCGGGTCGATCACCTCGGCAGTTTCGCCTGCCGCAACATGTACAACCGCGAGCACGGCGCCCGCAGCCAGCACGCCAGCGCCAACGCGCTGGACATCGCCGGTTTTCGCCTGGCCGACGGCCGAACGATCAGCGTGCTCAAGGATTGGCCCAAGGATAATCAGGACGCGCGGTTCCTGCGGCAAGTGCGTGACGGCGCCTGCGACATGTTCAGTGTGGTGTTGAGCCCGGACTACAACGCCGCCCATCGTAATCACTTTCATCTGGATGTCGGGCCGTGGTGGGTGTGTCGCTGA
- a CDS encoding class I SAM-dependent methyltransferase — protein sequence MIEQPAACRIHVEASAPAFQPQAEQWAERLGLPMQVDDGEFALQVGEQGLQLQQLGPDAPGPVRVDFVEGGAAHRRLFGGGTGQMIAKAVGIAQGVRPRVLDATAGLGKDAFVLASLGCEMSLIERQPLIGALLEDGLARGAEDFDVAPIVARMRLLKGNSIEVMRNWEGEPPQVIYLDPMFPHREKTALVKKEMRLFRPLVGDDPDAPALLEAALALASHRVVVKRPRKAPCIEGPKPSHALDGKSSRYDIYPKKALKP from the coding sequence ATGATTGAGCAACCCGCGGCCTGCCGCATCCATGTCGAGGCTTCGGCCCCGGCGTTTCAGCCACAGGCCGAGCAATGGGCCGAACGCCTGGGCCTGCCTATGCAAGTGGATGACGGCGAGTTTGCCCTGCAGGTCGGCGAGCAGGGCTTGCAGCTCCAGCAACTGGGGCCTGACGCGCCGGGGCCGGTGCGGGTGGACTTCGTCGAGGGTGGCGCGGCGCATCGTCGGTTGTTCGGTGGCGGCACCGGGCAGATGATCGCCAAAGCGGTCGGCATCGCCCAAGGCGTGCGCCCACGGGTGCTGGATGCCACGGCGGGGTTGGGTAAGGATGCGTTCGTGCTGGCGAGCCTGGGTTGCGAAATGAGCCTGATCGAGCGCCAGCCGCTGATCGGCGCGTTGCTTGAGGATGGCCTGGCCCGTGGCGCGGAAGATTTCGACGTGGCGCCCATCGTGGCGCGGATGCGTTTGCTCAAGGGCAATTCAATTGAAGTGATGCGCAATTGGGAAGGTGAGCCGCCGCAGGTGATCTACCTCGACCCGATGTTCCCGCATCGTGAGAAAACGGCATTGGTGAAGAAGGAAATGCGTCTGTTCCGCCCGCTGGTGGGCGATGACCCGGATGCGCCGGCATTGCTCGAAGCGGCATTGGCATTGGCCAGCCACCGGGTGGTGGTCAAGCGCCCGCGCAAGGCACCGTGCATTGAAGGGCCGAAGCCGAGTCATGCGCTGGACGGGAAATCCAGCCGGTATGACATTTATCCGAAGAAAGCGCTCAAGCCTTAA
- a CDS encoding TetR/AcrR family transcriptional regulator, translating into MSNNLSAPNGPGRPKDLAKRQAILDAAKILFLTKGYASTSMDAVAAEAGVSKLTVYSHFNDKETLFSAAVVAKCEEQLPPLFFELPDGIAVETVLLNIARGFHQLINSDESVNLHRLMMTLGSQDPKLSLIFFEAGPERMLSGMERLLSKIDQTGALGIDKPRNAAEHFFCLLKGAGNFRLLYGCGEPLEGDAAESHVREVVGLFMRAYRPGTA; encoded by the coding sequence ATGTCGAACAATCTTTCAGCACCTAACGGTCCGGGCCGCCCCAAGGATCTGGCCAAGCGCCAGGCCATCCTCGACGCGGCGAAAATTCTGTTTCTGACGAAGGGTTACGCGAGCACCAGCATGGATGCCGTGGCCGCCGAGGCCGGGGTGTCGAAGCTGACGGTCTACAGCCACTTCAACGACAAGGAGACGCTGTTCTCCGCCGCCGTGGTGGCCAAGTGCGAAGAGCAACTGCCACCGCTGTTTTTCGAATTGCCCGACGGCATCGCGGTGGAAACGGTGCTGCTGAACATCGCCCGCGGCTTTCATCAACTGATCAACAGCGATGAATCGGTGAACCTGCATCGTTTGATGATGACGCTGGGCAGCCAGGACCCGAAGCTTTCGCTGATCTTCTTCGAAGCCGGGCCAGAGCGCATGTTGAGTGGGATGGAGCGGTTGCTGAGCAAAATTGATCAGACCGGTGCACTGGGCATCGATAAACCGCGCAATGCGGCCGAGCATTTCTTTTGCCTGCTCAAGGGCGCGGGGAATTTTCGGTTGCTGTATGGCTGCGGCGAACCGCTGGAAGGGGACGCGGCCGAGAGCCATGTGCGGGAAGTGGTGGGGTTATTTATGCGGGCTTATCGGCCTGGGACAGCCTGA
- the tsaB gene encoding tRNA (adenosine(37)-N6)-threonylcarbamoyltransferase complex dimerization subunit type 1 TsaB — MSTLLALDTATEACSVALLHNGKVTSHYEVIPRLHAQKLLPMIQQLLADAGTTLQAVDAIAFGRGPGAFTGVRIAIGVVQGLAFALERPVLPVSDLAVLAQRAYREHGVSQVAAAIDARMDEVYWGCYRETAGEMRLVGNEAVLPPEVAALPADASGEWFGAGTGWGYAERIGVNLIGQDAGMLPHAEDLLTLARFAWARGAAIVADDAQPVYLRDKVATPKAR, encoded by the coding sequence ATGAGCACCTTGCTGGCCCTGGACACCGCGACTGAAGCTTGCTCCGTTGCCTTGCTGCATAACGGCAAGGTCACGAGCCATTACGAGGTGATCCCGCGCCTGCATGCGCAGAAGCTGCTGCCGATGATCCAGCAATTGCTGGCCGACGCCGGTACCACCCTGCAAGCGGTGGATGCCATCGCGTTCGGCCGTGGGCCCGGCGCTTTCACCGGTGTGCGGATCGCCATTGGCGTGGTGCAGGGTTTGGCGTTTGCGCTGGAGCGTCCGGTGTTGCCGGTGTCTGATCTGGCCGTACTGGCCCAGCGTGCCTATCGCGAACACGGCGTAAGCCAAGTCGCAGCGGCCATCGATGCGCGGATGGATGAAGTGTATTGGGGCTGCTACCGCGAAACGGCGGGGGAGATGCGGCTTGTCGGTAACGAAGCCGTGTTGCCGCCGGAAGTCGCAGCATTGCCGGCCGATGCCAGCGGCGAGTGGTTCGGCGCTGGCACCGGTTGGGGGTATGCCGAGCGTATCGGCGTTAACCTGATCGGGCAGGATGCGGGAATGTTGCCCCATGCTGAAGACCTGCTGACGCTGGCGCGGTTTGCCTGGGCGCGAGGGGCGGCGATTGTGGCGGATGATGCGCAGCCGGTTTATCTGCGCGACAAGGTCGCCACGCCCAAGGCCCGTTGA